A stretch of DNA from bacterium:
GGGCGAATTCCGGTGGTCGATTCCCGCAACAACCAGGATGGGCAGCCTCGCTCGCCCCGTCAGGGGTAGATGAAGTTCTGCTCCGGCTCGTAGGTGTCACCCGCGCGCGCCCGGTGCTGGATGTAGGCCTGCCGGATGGCGATGTACGGGTCGATGGCGGCTTCCTTGACGGCCTCGTAATCGCCGATGCGGAACGTGGTCGTGTTGACCTCCCGGTAGACGTAGATGCCCGTGGCGGCCGTGCGCGGCTGGACGTAGGTCGTCGGATCCAGCAGGAAGTCCCCGACGAGTCCGACCGAATCCCGCAGCGTGGACGGGCCCAGGAACGGCCAGACGATGTACGGCCCGTTGGCGACGCCGTAGTGCCCCATCGCCAGCCCCAGGTCTCCTTCGGGGATCTTCGCCTCGGGATTGGCCGCGAACACGTCCCACAACCCCAGCACCCCCCACGTGGTGTTGATCATGAACTTGCCGAGCTCGATGCCTGCCTCGCGCCCCTTGAGCTGCACCACGTCGCTCACGAGCCGGCCGGGCGTCGTCAGGTTGTGGAAGAAGTTCCGCACGCCGGTGCGGACGAAGCCGGGGACGACGGCCCGGTACCCCCGGGCGACCGGCTTGAGCACCCAGAAATACAGCCGGTCGTTGAACGTGAACATCGCGCGGTTCCAGCCGGCGATGGGGTCGGAGACCTCGCCACGCGCCGCCGCCGGCCCCTGCCCAGCCTCGACCGCTGCGGGCTCCTCGTCCACCTCCGCGTCCGCGCGCTCGGTTCCCGCCACGGGCAATGCCGTGCCGGCAGCGGCGGCGTCGGGGGCGACGGTGGCGACGGTGGGGCGCATCCCCGGGGAATCGGCCGGGACGACCGCCGCCCGGTGGGCGCAGCCCGCGGATGCCATGAAGGTCACGAGCAGGAGTGCGGACAACCGTGCAATGTTCATCTGATCTCCTCGCGTCGCGGGCCGACGCCGTCGCGGCATGACGGCCGTCTACTTCTCCGCTTGAGCGCTGTTCTTGGCCTTCACGCGCTCGATGAGCTGGGCGGGCGTGCCCTCGCCGAGTATCTGGTCGAACTGGGAGCGATAGTTCTGCACCAGGCTGACACCCGCGATGTTCACGTCGTAGACCTTCCAGGCGCCGGCCTCGCGCTGCAGGCTGTAGTCGACGGCGATCGCGTCCGCATCCCGCACGATCCGCGACTTGACCCGGGCCGTGCCGTTCTCCAGCAGCTCCTGGCCGAGGAACTCCACCCGCTCGTTCTTGTATGCCCCCTGGATCCGCGAGAGATAGCTGTTTCCCAGCAGCTCGGAAAAGGCGTCCGTGAAGGCCTGCTGCTGCCCGGGGTCGAAGAGCCGCCAGTTGCGGCCGACGGCCCGGGCCGAGATCGCGCGGTAGTCGAAGACGCCCCGGATGATCTCCCAGAGGTGGTCGCGCTGCTCCTTCTTGGTGGCGGCCGCAGAGTAGCGCGGGTCCTTGAGGATCGCGAGGA
This window harbors:
- a CDS encoding VacJ family lipoprotein; this translates as MNIARLSALLLVTFMASAGCAHRAAVVPADSPGMRPTVATVAPDAAAAGTALPVAGTERADAEVDEEPAAVEAGQGPAAARGEVSDPIAGWNRAMFTFNDRLYFWVLKPVARGYRAVVPGFVRTGVRNFFHNLTTPGRLVSDVVQLKGREAGIELGKFMINTTWGVLGLWDVFAANPEAKIPEGDLGLAMGHYGVANGPYIVWPFLGPSTLRDSVGLVGDFLLDPTTYVQPRTAATGIYVYREVNTTTFRIGDYEAVKEAAIDPYIAIRQAYIQHRARAGDTYEPEQNFIYP
- a CDS encoding ABC transporter substrate-binding protein produces the protein MRLLLALALSVGLALPAAADTAQPIDALRGPVEQVLAILKDPRYSAAATKKEQRDHLWEIIRGVFDYRAISARAVGRNWRLFDPGQQQAFTDAFSELLGNSYLSRIQGAYKNERVEFLGQELLENGTARVKSRIVRDADAIAVDYSLQREAGAWKVYDVNIAGVSLVQNYRSQFDQILGEGTPAQLIERVKAKNSAQAEK